One segment of Haliotis asinina isolate JCU_RB_2024 chromosome 12, JCU_Hal_asi_v2, whole genome shotgun sequence DNA contains the following:
- the LOC137258388 gene encoding mesenchyme-specific cell surface glycoprotein-like, protein MVFRLLICLVVVTAALGETVQLRKISSIFLPHSYQNGPQYSLSEVAVEQLTYDWENRILYTVGDTVVHVIDVSNPEHMIILAYTEYPGMEFTDVEFCGGYIFTAMDNRTDRANGKMIVFRYNPTTKRINEVRQVQVGAIPDMVKPTKDCKKIIVAVEGEAYEYPPNHIIDPPGLVVIVNFPLGVGFNPMVSTLDFERFNERVPFLEESGVRHVYRENNNPFSNDVEPEYIAINADDTKAYIMLQENNAVATVDLESETILQVYGLGYKNWSSLKLDPSDRDGGANMNSYTVYGMYQPDSFVHFRFKGGNYLVMANEGDAKVYDYGAYQWSEEARGSKIASQDLYNIDFTTLQQLADNSKLGRLKFGVSPSERDSGGFLKAMFTYGGRGWSIRRAEDMSLIYDSGNDVADRTLQHHYDLFNCELDDENDRPYNSFDMRSDNKGVETEDVTVGEVDGYTLFFVANERPGTIVTYSVKDDLSHPKFQHIYHGIPETRGRTWQQMYDDWDLTEIDCEDNKFVPASESPTGKPILFAGGSVSGTVSILEVELTV, encoded by the exons ATGGTCTTCAGACTTCTGATTTGTCTGGTGGTTGTGACGGCAGCTCTAGGGGAGACTGTGCAGTTGAGGAAAATCTCATCGATATTCCTGCCTCACAGCTACCAAAATGGTCCACAATACTCGCTGTCTGAAGTTGCTGTAGAACAACTTACGTATGATTGGGAAAACAGAATTCTTTACACAGTTG GCGACACGGTCGTGCACGTTATCGACGTGTCTAATCCAGAGCACATGATTATCCTGGCTTATACGGAATATCCGGGTATGGAGTTTACGGACGTGGAGTTCTGCGGGGGTTACATCTTCACGGCCATGGACAATAGAACAGACAGAGCCAATGGCAAGATGATTGTCTTCAGATACAACCCCACCACAAAACGGATCAATGAAGTTCGGCAAGTTCAAG TGGGCGCTATTCCCGACATGGTCAAGCCGACGAAGGACTGTAAAAAGATTATCGTGGCCGTGGAGGGCGAGGCGTACGAGTACCCCCCAAACCACATCATTGACCCCCCGGGACTCGTCGTCATCGTCAACTTCCCCCTGGGAGTCGGCTTCAACCCGATGGTGTCCACGCTGGATTTTGAAAGATTCAATGAAAG AGTGCCATTCCTGGAAGAGTCCGGCGTCCGGCACGTGTACAGGGAGAACAACAACCCCTTCTCCAACGACGTGGAACCAGAATATATCGCCATCAACGCTGACGACACGAAGGCATACATAATGTTGCAG GAGAACAATGCTGTGGCGACAGTTGACCTCGAGTCTGAGACAATCTTGCAGGTGTACGGACTTGGATACAAGAACTGGAGCTCATTAAAACTGGATCCAAGTGATCGGGACGGCG GTGCCAATATGAACTCCTATACTGTCTACGGTATGTACCAACCGGACTCCTTCGTGCACTTCCggttcaagggaggtaactaccTAGTGATGGCGAACGAGGGAGACGCCAAGGTGTACGACTATGGCGCGTATCAGTGGTCCGAGGAAGCTCGTGGCTCCAAAATTGCATCTCAAG ATCTCTATAACATAGACTTCACAACCCTACAACAACTTGCGGACAACAGTAAACTAG GGCGACTTAAATTCGGCGTATCACCGTCTGAAAGGGACAGTGGGGGTTTCTTAAAGGCGATGTTCACTTACGGTGGAAGAGGCTGGTCTATCAGAAGGGCGGAAGACATGTCTCTCATCTACGACAGCGGCAACGACGTCGCTGATAGAACTCTCCAACATCACTATGACCTGTTTAATTGCGAACTGGATGACGAGAACGATAGACCGTACAACAGTTTCGACATGAGATCTGATAACAAG GGTGTGGAGACGGAGGATGTGACAGTGGGGGAGGTGGATGGCTACACGCTCTTCTTCGTTGCCAACGAGAGACCTGGAACCATTGTAACATACTCTGTCAAAGATGACCTGAGTCATCCAAAGTTCCAGCACATCTATCACGGCATCCCCGAGACTCGGGGAAGAACCTGGCAACAGATGTACGATGATTGGGATCTCACGGAGATCGACTGTGAAGATAACAA